From Granulicella cerasi, a single genomic window includes:
- a CDS encoding class I SAM-dependent methyltransferase: MPGFDRVARLYRWAEFLALGRQLERIRNHWLPQLPPLRQATLFGDGDGRFLAALLRSQPQLHALSLDGSERMLALQRERCAFAADRLITARALLPAFPDPSSELLVTHFVLDCLTQQQVEAFADTCFRTTAPGTIWVVSDFAPMQNAMLRPLSRVYIRALYLAFRMLTGLRVQHLPDPQTALTRAGFERLERHQRFNGLLYTELWRRP; the protein is encoded by the coding sequence ATGCCCGGCTTCGACCGCGTCGCTCGCCTCTATCGATGGGCTGAATTCCTGGCCCTCGGCCGACAGCTGGAGCGCATCCGCAACCATTGGCTGCCGCAGCTGCCGCCGCTCCGACAAGCCACGCTTTTCGGCGACGGTGACGGCCGCTTCCTCGCCGCACTGTTGCGTTCGCAGCCGCAACTCCACGCACTCTCGCTCGATGGCAGTGAACGTATGCTCGCGCTGCAACGCGAGCGTTGCGCCTTCGCGGCCGATCGTCTCATTACCGCGCGCGCACTTCTGCCTGCGTTCCCCGACCCATCGAGCGAGCTGCTCGTCACGCACTTCGTCCTCGATTGCCTCACGCAACAGCAGGTCGAAGCATTCGCCGATACCTGCTTTCGCACCACCGCTCCCGGCACGATCTGGGTCGTCTCCGACTTCGCGCCCATGCAAAACGCTATGCTGCGTCCACTCTCGCGCGTGTACATCCGCGCGCTCTACCTCGCATTCCGCATGCTTACCGGACTTCGTGTGCAGCATCTGCCTGATCCGCAGACCGCACTGACGCGAGCCGGCTTCGAGCGCCTCGAGCGTCATCAAAGATTCAACGGCCTGCTCTACACCGAGCTATGGCGCCGCCCTTAG
- a CDS encoding glycoside hydrolase family 57 protein: MNKDKNAANTSKGFLSFTLHAHLPFVVNHGTWPHGLEWLLEAAAETYLPLLRVLTRLETDSVPLHCNLNLSPVLLEQLSHPAFKAELPRYIERKITAAREDEGYFLSTNEQHYAYLARLWQQSFTQALEDFQRLNGDIVAAFRGFEERGQIEILTTGASHGYLPLLGTDESVRAQVRLALDTHERHLGRKPRGIWIPECGYRPAGEWSYPVRRADGSELAPAFNRIGIEQAISEAGIDYFFVDTHMVEGATTVEPNDARRAYQPYFVEGPYTTDPAKKYAATVFPRDPHTGAQVWSGEKGYPGDPNYLDFHKKRWPGGHRYWSVTGWNVPMDNKQPYVPEHAAERVRSHAEHFVGLVLETLQQAGVDGAPPPIVSAPFDAELFGHWWYEGPQWLEAVARLVHQRSGELALCTASQYLDQAPRAGFISLPEGSWGAHGNNDMWLNDKTTWTYSELYAAELAVREFASAKDWQKNEAATRVLRQLCRELLLLESSDWQFNITTEAAQDYASARFRTHADTFAELRGFYDAALAGSLTEPQLQRLSQIETRDSIFANIDPTLWATGAHANRTGKPTVTAKE; encoded by the coding sequence TTGAACAAAGATAAGAACGCCGCGAACACATCCAAAGGCTTCCTGAGCTTCACCCTGCACGCGCATCTCCCTTTCGTGGTGAATCACGGCACGTGGCCGCACGGTCTTGAGTGGCTGCTCGAAGCCGCCGCAGAAACCTATCTCCCGCTGCTTCGCGTCCTCACGCGCCTTGAGACGGACAGCGTTCCGCTCCACTGCAATCTGAACCTCTCCCCGGTACTGCTTGAGCAGCTCTCGCACCCTGCCTTCAAGGCCGAACTCCCTCGCTACATCGAGCGCAAGATCACCGCTGCGCGCGAGGATGAAGGCTATTTCCTCTCCACCAACGAGCAGCACTACGCCTACCTCGCGCGTCTCTGGCAGCAGAGTTTCACCCAGGCCCTCGAAGACTTCCAGCGGCTCAACGGGGACATCGTTGCAGCGTTTCGCGGCTTCGAGGAGCGCGGCCAAATCGAGATTCTGACCACCGGAGCAAGCCACGGCTACCTGCCGCTGCTCGGCACTGACGAAAGCGTTCGCGCGCAGGTGCGCCTCGCGCTCGACACCCATGAGCGACACCTTGGTCGCAAGCCGCGCGGCATCTGGATCCCCGAGTGCGGCTACCGCCCCGCCGGTGAGTGGAGCTACCCCGTCCGCCGTGCTGACGGCAGCGAACTTGCGCCGGCTTTCAACCGCATCGGCATCGAGCAGGCCATCTCTGAAGCGGGCATCGACTACTTCTTCGTCGACACCCACATGGTCGAAGGCGCCACTACCGTCGAGCCCAATGACGCTCGCCGCGCGTATCAGCCGTACTTCGTCGAAGGCCCCTACACAACCGATCCCGCGAAGAAGTACGCAGCCACGGTCTTCCCGCGCGATCCTCACACCGGCGCACAGGTCTGGTCCGGCGAAAAAGGCTACCCCGGCGACCCGAACTACCTCGACTTCCACAAGAAGCGCTGGCCCGGCGGCCATCGCTACTGGAGCGTAACGGGCTGGAACGTGCCGATGGACAACAAGCAGCCCTACGTGCCCGAGCATGCCGCCGAGCGCGTTCGCTCGCACGCCGAGCATTTCGTCGGGCTCGTCCTCGAGACCCTGCAGCAAGCCGGTGTTGACGGTGCACCGCCGCCCATTGTCTCCGCACCGTTCGACGCGGAGCTCTTCGGCCACTGGTGGTACGAGGGTCCGCAGTGGCTGGAAGCGGTCGCGCGCCTTGTCCACCAGCGCAGCGGCGAGCTCGCGCTCTGCACCGCATCGCAATACCTCGACCAGGCTCCGCGCGCCGGCTTCATCTCGCTGCCCGAAGGGTCCTGGGGCGCGCATGGCAACAACGACATGTGGCTGAACGACAAGACCACCTGGACCTACTCGGAGCTATATGCGGCCGAGCTCGCCGTGCGCGAATTCGCCTCCGCGAAGGACTGGCAGAAGAACGAAGCCGCCACGCGCGTATTACGCCAACTCTGCCGCGAGCTTCTGCTGCTCGAAAGCTCCGACTGGCAGTTCAACATCACCACCGAAGCCGCGCAGGACTACGCCTCCGCCCGCTTCCGCACACACGCCGACACCTTCGCAGAGCTTCGCGGCTTTTACGACGCAGCGCTCGCAGGCTCGCTCACCGAGCCACAGCTCCAACGCCTCTCGCAGATCGAAACGCGCGACTCGATCTTCGCCAACATCGACCCCACCCTGTGGGCGACCGGCGCACACGCCAACCGCACCGGCAAGCCGACCGTAACCGCGAAAGAGTAA
- a CDS encoding Ppx/GppA phosphatase family protein yields the protein MPTFAAIDIGSNSCRLAIAEVVGHHLRTLHEDREVTRLGESVFEAGVISPEAMAVTVKALKRFHKAVQAHAVDRVRVVATSATRDARNAAAFQEWVRSATGWNLEVISGLEEGRLIHLGVVTHEVGARGRCLMIDLGGGSCEITVSEGGRIREMVSLPLGAVRLQQEFLRNDPPAKEDIGRLRKFVERELTRGGRKLGTPKIDLVIATSGTASALAEASNAFAAQHGVAAKGKRVAATASKTLGKLMQAETPSVRRLADKLLKMNNEERAALPGIGVRRADIIAGGALVYASLLERMGLPGFRYSPLGLRDGILAAMLADVDVKTSAHQTIEAERWEGVLAVCERYGVDMRRAEPERVYAEQLFDGLLRVHELPQDYRLWLQAAAMMQDVGKFLNHQGHHRHTQYIIANSEIFGVSPEQRAIVAAIARYLGKSRPDAMDRTMRSVPVEEHGHVTRAVVLLRLAQALRQDRAAAAIKLRIKVLPKRVLIELMPTRGGAELELWALKKEAVYFREIFRRELFIEVV from the coding sequence TTGCCTACATTTGCAGCGATAGATATCGGATCGAACTCCTGTCGTCTTGCGATCGCAGAAGTGGTGGGGCATCATCTGCGGACGCTGCATGAAGACCGCGAGGTTACGCGCCTGGGCGAGAGCGTCTTCGAGGCGGGCGTGATCTCGCCGGAAGCGATGGCCGTTACGGTGAAGGCGCTGAAGCGCTTTCACAAGGCTGTGCAGGCCCATGCGGTGGACCGTGTGCGCGTGGTGGCGACGAGCGCGACGCGTGACGCGCGCAATGCGGCGGCGTTCCAGGAGTGGGTACGATCGGCGACCGGCTGGAACCTTGAGGTGATCTCGGGGCTGGAAGAGGGGCGGCTGATCCATCTCGGCGTGGTGACGCACGAGGTCGGCGCGCGAGGACGCTGCCTGATGATCGACCTCGGCGGCGGAAGCTGCGAGATCACGGTGAGCGAAGGCGGACGCATCCGCGAGATGGTGAGCTTGCCGCTCGGAGCGGTGCGCTTGCAGCAGGAATTTCTGCGCAACGATCCGCCAGCGAAGGAAGACATCGGTCGTCTGCGCAAGTTCGTCGAACGCGAACTGACGCGCGGTGGCCGCAAGCTGGGAACGCCGAAGATCGACCTGGTGATCGCGACGTCGGGGACGGCGAGCGCGCTGGCCGAGGCCAGCAATGCGTTCGCGGCGCAGCATGGCGTAGCCGCGAAGGGTAAGCGTGTGGCGGCGACAGCTTCCAAAACGCTGGGCAAGCTCATGCAGGCGGAGACCCCGAGCGTTCGTCGGCTTGCCGACAAGCTGCTGAAGATGAATAACGAGGAGCGAGCGGCTCTGCCGGGCATCGGCGTTCGTCGCGCGGACATTATTGCGGGCGGCGCGCTCGTGTATGCGTCGCTGCTGGAGCGGATGGGGCTTCCGGGCTTCCGGTACTCTCCGCTGGGGCTGCGTGACGGCATCCTCGCCGCGATGTTGGCGGACGTGGACGTGAAGACCTCCGCGCACCAGACGATCGAGGCCGAGCGTTGGGAAGGTGTGCTGGCCGTGTGCGAGCGCTACGGCGTGGACATGCGTCGTGCGGAGCCGGAGCGCGTGTATGCCGAGCAGCTTTTCGATGGGCTGTTGCGCGTGCATGAGTTGCCGCAGGATTACCGCCTATGGCTGCAGGCCGCGGCGATGATGCAGGATGTCGGCAAGTTCCTCAACCATCAGGGGCACCACCGGCACACGCAGTACATCATTGCGAACTCTGAAATCTTTGGCGTTTCGCCGGAACAGCGCGCAATCGTCGCGGCGATCGCGCGGTATCTCGGCAAGAGCCGACCCGACGCGATGGACCGCACGATGCGGTCGGTGCCGGTAGAAGAGCACGGGCACGTGACGCGCGCGGTCGTGTTGCTGCGACTGGCTCAGGCACTCAGGCAGGACCGCGCCGCCGCGGCGATCAAGCTGCGGATCAAGGTCTTGCCGAAACGAGTCCTGATCGAACTGATGCCGACGCGCGGCGGGGCGGAGCTGGAGTTGTGGGCGTTGAAGAAGGAAGCGGTTTACTTCCGCGAGATCTTCCGGCGCGAACTCTTCATCGAAGTCGTATAG
- a CDS encoding BON domain-containing protein — MFSTTTLQRTSAAVALSAAMLLAAGCKKTIDDATLTQNVQKALAADPTISKQTLQTSVTNGVVTLTGNVTDDTASAVAAQDAAKVAGVKEVINSIQVAGIQVTPTVTSPAAPENPRPATQTERQIIATQKTLPPPAANTPPPPPKPVVRNITLPAGSAIPVRITETLESGHTETGTPFNGTVTHSVTSNGYVIIPAGSAVSGRVVEAKDAGHFKGNSLLAIQLTAVRRHGQLIQIATDTYSVEGKGRGKNTALKIGGGAAAGALLGGLFGGGKGAGIGALAGGGAGTAYQGMTRGQQVTISSETLIRFRTTAPITVQTTEAASDEEPTSGLQTR; from the coding sequence ATGTTCAGTACCACCACGTTGCAGCGCACTTCGGCTGCTGTTGCCCTTTCAGCAGCCATGCTGCTGGCCGCAGGTTGCAAGAAAACAATCGACGACGCCACGCTTACACAGAATGTCCAGAAGGCCCTCGCGGCCGACCCCACCATCTCCAAGCAGACGCTGCAAACATCCGTGACCAACGGTGTTGTCACGCTCACAGGCAATGTCACCGACGACACTGCAAGCGCCGTCGCCGCACAAGATGCCGCGAAGGTCGCAGGCGTCAAGGAAGTCATCAACAGCATCCAGGTCGCGGGCATCCAGGTCACGCCGACCGTGACCTCGCCCGCCGCGCCGGAGAACCCGCGCCCGGCCACGCAGACCGAGCGCCAGATCATCGCGACACAGAAGACCCTGCCGCCGCCTGCAGCGAACACGCCTCCCCCGCCGCCCAAGCCCGTTGTGCGTAACATCACTCTTCCCGCAGGCTCGGCGATCCCCGTTCGCATCACCGAAACGCTCGAGAGCGGACACACCGAGACCGGCACGCCGTTCAACGGCACCGTCACGCACTCCGTCACCTCGAACGGCTACGTCATCATCCCCGCAGGTTCGGCCGTCTCCGGCCGCGTGGTGGAGGCGAAGGACGCTGGCCACTTCAAAGGCAACTCGCTGCTCGCGATCCAGCTCACGGCAGTGCGTCGGCACGGTCAGTTGATCCAGATCGCCACGGACACCTACTCGGTTGAGGGCAAGGGCCGCGGCAAGAATACCGCACTCAAGATCGGTGGCGGCGCGGCGGCAGGTGCACTTCTCGGCGGCCTCTTCGGCGGCGGCAAGGGCGCAGGCATCGGCGCACTCGCTGGCGGCGGCGCAGGCACCGCTTACCAGGGCATGACACGTGGACAGCAGGTGACCATCTCTTCCGAAACCCTCATCCGCTTCCGCACCACCGCTCCCATCACCGTGCAGACCACCGAAGCCGCCTCTGACGAAGAGCCGACCTCCGGTCTGCAGACGCGTTAA
- a CDS encoding ArnT family glycosyltransferase: protein MPRPVSRSVRLLLLLSLWAAAFLASSISPPLLDDADATHSQAAQYMLHHGDWVTLHVDGIRYLEKAPLPYWIVAVSMKLFGENAFAAHLPLALTVLGLALLAWRWAARAFDEDTAFLAALMTLTSTGVFLFTRVFIPDVLLALLLCLSLYAALRALEGDSPRHAYLFWIALALAVLTKGLVALVFAFAAIGLFLLFTRRLRELSKLRPVTGTLLMLAIAAPWHILAGLRNTGGANGHGFFWFYFVNEHILRFLGRRLPRDYNKMPAAAYWLAHLVWLFPWSLFLPAAFSRRQAEPRSTFGRDTLTLLALYSAFVLLFFSLSTNQEYYTLPAYLPLLMLLASRLTQSDSSKRITLALASFTVLGAAIAITLFVGLWQSRALPFNPDIGSALARRAVGNYTLSMSHFFDLTGPSFAALRLPAIIAMITFAIGPAIALTQWTKQRRLIPAATTVAITTTVFFVAAHIALVRFAPMLSSEAFATCIRTLEQRDPTAQTALYGDQAYGSSIPFYLGQEVALVDGRSTSMLFGSTFPDAPPIFLTPSQYAAQWGIGPRKLLFVPDEKRQVVDQLLGTRSILVMTQSGKALLTDRPLP, encoded by the coding sequence ATGCCGCGCCCAGTTTCACGCTCAGTACGCCTGCTTCTGCTCCTCAGCCTCTGGGCCGCCGCCTTTCTTGCCTCGTCCATCAGCCCTCCGCTGCTCGACGACGCCGACGCCACACACAGCCAGGCCGCGCAATACATGCTCCACCACGGCGACTGGGTCACGCTCCACGTCGATGGCATTCGCTATCTTGAGAAAGCGCCGCTGCCGTACTGGATCGTCGCCGTCAGCATGAAGCTCTTCGGCGAGAACGCCTTCGCCGCGCATCTTCCGCTCGCGCTGACGGTGCTTGGCCTCGCGCTGCTCGCATGGCGCTGGGCCGCACGCGCCTTTGACGAGGACACAGCCTTCCTCGCCGCGCTCATGACGCTCACCTCCACCGGCGTCTTCCTCTTCACGCGCGTCTTCATCCCCGACGTCCTGCTCGCGCTGCTGCTCTGCCTTTCGCTCTATGCAGCTTTGCGTGCGCTCGAAGGCGACTCCCCACGCCACGCCTATCTCTTCTGGATCGCACTCGCGCTCGCCGTGCTCACCAAAGGCCTCGTCGCGCTTGTCTTCGCATTCGCAGCGATTGGTCTCTTCCTGCTCTTCACGCGTCGCCTGCGCGAACTCAGCAAACTGCGCCCCGTCACCGGCACGTTGCTCATGCTCGCCATCGCCGCGCCATGGCACATCCTCGCAGGCCTGCGCAACACCGGCGGAGCCAATGGCCACGGCTTCTTCTGGTTTTACTTCGTCAACGAGCACATCCTGCGGTTCCTCGGCCGACGCCTGCCGCGCGACTACAACAAGATGCCCGCAGCCGCTTACTGGCTCGCGCATCTCGTCTGGCTGTTTCCGTGGAGCCTCTTCCTTCCCGCAGCCTTCTCGCGCAGGCAAGCCGAGCCGCGCTCAACGTTCGGCCGCGACACTCTAACGCTGCTCGCGCTCTACTCCGCTTTCGTTCTTCTGTTCTTTTCGCTCTCGACGAACCAGGAGTACTACACGCTCCCCGCCTACCTGCCGCTGCTGATGCTGCTCGCCTCGCGGCTCACACAGAGCGACAGCAGCAAGCGCATCACGCTCGCCCTTGCGAGTTTTACGGTGCTCGGCGCTGCCATCGCCATCACGCTCTTCGTCGGCCTCTGGCAGTCGCGCGCGCTGCCTTTCAACCCCGACATCGGCTCGGCGCTCGCCCGTCGTGCCGTCGGTAACTACACGCTCTCGATGTCGCACTTCTTTGACCTCACCGGGCCATCCTTCGCGGCTCTGCGTTTGCCCGCGATCATTGCGATGATCACTTTCGCCATCGGCCCGGCCATCGCGCTCACGCAGTGGACGAAGCAACGCCGCCTGATTCCCGCCGCAACCACCGTCGCGATCACGACGACCGTCTTCTTCGTCGCCGCCCACATCGCGCTCGTGCGCTTCGCGCCGATGCTCTCCTCCGAAGCCTTCGCCACATGCATCCGCACCCTCGAGCAGCGCGACCCCACGGCACAAACCGCACTTTACGGCGATCAGGCTTACGGCTCCTCCATCCCCTTCTATCTCGGCCAGGAAGTCGCGCTCGTTGATGGCCGCTCCACCTCCATGCTCTTCGGCAGCACCTTCCCCGACGCCCCGCCGATCTTCCTCACGCCCTCGCAATACGCCGCACAATGGGGCATCGGCCCGCGCAAACTCCTCTTCGTTCCCGACGAGAAACGCCAGGTCGTCGACCAGCTTCTCGGCACACGCAGCATCCTCGTCATGACGCAATCCGGCAAGGCCCTGCTCACCGACCGGCCCCTCCCGTAA
- a CDS encoding YtxH domain-containing protein, which produces MADNESSVGSFGWFLAGLGIGALVGVLYAPKSGKETRDDLKATALDAREKANELYTQGVDKGKQYVEQGKQKAAEYTELGKVAVSEYADKGREYFDKGRTQWTQYVDKGKEVIQNQQEAVTAAVEAGKSAYVEKTSEISTS; this is translated from the coding sequence ATGGCGGACAACGAGAGCAGCGTAGGTAGCTTTGGATGGTTTCTTGCAGGCCTTGGTATTGGCGCGCTGGTGGGTGTGCTCTATGCACCCAAGAGTGGCAAGGAAACCCGCGATGATTTGAAGGCTACGGCGCTCGATGCGCGTGAGAAGGCCAACGAACTCTACACGCAGGGCGTGGATAAGGGTAAGCAGTACGTCGAGCAGGGCAAGCAGAAGGCCGCCGAGTATACCGAACTGGGCAAGGTTGCCGTCAGCGAGTATGCCGACAAGGGCCGCGAGTACTTCGACAAGGGCCGCACGCAGTGGACCCAGTATGTCGATAAGGGTAAGGAAGTGATCCAGAACCAGCAGGAGGCCGTGACGGCCGCTGTTGAGGCTGGCAAGTCGGCTTATGTAGAGAAGACTTCGGAGATTTCGACCTCGTAG
- a CDS encoding SixA phosphatase family protein — translation MNLYILRHASAGTRRVNPLLDTRRPLDKDGKKHSLYLAHVLNAMQLNFDLVISSPLKRSLQTAQLVATETGYEQNVLISHALSPTATFAQFQRLLRECEGHENVLVVGHNPNITAFLGYLIAPAATPSDSPDNARVRLRKGSLARLSYQRGPATLQWLLDPRVVRSLYTTSMKSSRRKISRK, via the coding sequence ATGAACCTGTACATTCTTCGCCATGCCTCTGCCGGAACACGCCGCGTCAATCCGCTGCTCGACACGCGTCGCCCGCTCGATAAAGACGGCAAGAAACACTCGCTCTACCTCGCGCATGTGCTCAACGCCATGCAGTTGAACTTCGATCTCGTTATCTCCAGCCCGCTCAAGCGTTCGCTGCAGACCGCGCAACTGGTCGCCACCGAGACCGGTTACGAGCAAAACGTGCTCATCTCGCACGCGCTTTCGCCCACCGCAACCTTCGCGCAGTTTCAGCGCCTTCTCCGCGAGTGCGAAGGCCACGAAAACGTGCTCGTCGTCGGACACAATCCGAACATCACCGCGTTTCTCGGCTACCTGATCGCGCCCGCAGCGACGCCCAGCGACAGCCCCGACAACGCGCGCGTTCGCCTGCGCAAGGGATCCCTCGCTCGCCTCAGCTATCAGAGAGGGCCGGCCACCCTACAGTGGCTGCTTGATCCTCGCGTCGTGCGCAGTCTCTATACGACTTCGATGAAGAGTTCGCGCCGGAAGATCTCGCGGAAGTAA
- a CDS encoding glycosyltransferase, with the protein MHILLRILFWVAMLGTVTSSIYCVMVLIAAGLFGARRRKDSAEPPTFTPPVSVLKPLHGTEEGMERNLETFFEQEYPGEWELLFCARQETDEGLMLAREVGKRYPQVNARFVTCGEPQPKFHNAKVYSLAKLDSVARYDNYITADADVRVKKDYLLRLVQNLKDPKLALASCVYLGTPHEDAGLSSRLDAVGKSVEMTSGVMVAIMLEGTKFALGATMVTRRQSFQDVGGFDELGQFYADDFVIGNRLAEQGKGVKMATHVIRLMVQDSPFWLSFRNQLRWMQSTRRSRPWGHLGTGLTFAMPFGVLGLLWGLCSGHAAVGLLWLLGMVLNRWLQAGMVLGVMGDEDWLPNTLMYPLRDLLGSILWLGSYGGENFYYRGKIYKLKDGGKVEAPEDEGSL; encoded by the coding sequence ATGCACATTCTTCTGCGAATTCTGTTTTGGGTGGCGATGCTGGGCACGGTCACCTCGTCCATCTATTGCGTGATGGTCCTCATCGCTGCGGGGTTGTTTGGCGCGCGTCGCCGCAAGGACTCCGCAGAGCCGCCGACGTTCACGCCGCCGGTGAGCGTGCTGAAGCCGCTACATGGCACCGAAGAGGGCATGGAGCGGAACCTCGAGACGTTCTTCGAGCAGGAGTATCCCGGAGAGTGGGAGCTTTTGTTCTGCGCGCGGCAGGAGACGGACGAAGGCCTGATGCTGGCGCGCGAGGTCGGCAAGCGCTACCCGCAGGTAAATGCGCGCTTCGTTACGTGCGGTGAGCCGCAGCCGAAGTTTCACAACGCGAAGGTGTACTCGCTGGCGAAGCTGGACTCGGTGGCGCGGTACGACAACTACATCACGGCCGACGCCGATGTGCGCGTGAAGAAGGACTACCTGCTGCGTCTCGTGCAGAACCTGAAGGACCCGAAGCTGGCGCTGGCAAGCTGCGTGTACCTCGGCACACCGCATGAGGATGCCGGGCTCTCGTCGCGGCTGGATGCGGTGGGCAAGAGCGTAGAGATGACGAGCGGCGTCATGGTCGCGATCATGCTCGAGGGCACGAAGTTTGCGCTGGGCGCGACGATGGTGACGCGTCGGCAGAGCTTTCAGGACGTGGGCGGCTTCGATGAGCTGGGGCAGTTCTACGCGGATGACTTCGTGATCGGCAACCGTCTGGCGGAGCAGGGCAAGGGCGTGAAGATGGCCACACACGTGATCCGGCTGATGGTGCAGGACTCGCCGTTCTGGTTGAGCTTCCGCAACCAGCTGCGTTGGATGCAGAGCACGCGCCGCTCGCGTCCGTGGGGACATCTTGGCACGGGGCTCACGTTTGCGATGCCGTTCGGCGTGCTCGGGCTGCTGTGGGGCCTTTGCAGCGGACATGCTGCGGTCGGCCTGCTGTGGCTGCTGGGCATGGTGTTGAATCGCTGGCTACAGGCGGGAATGGTGCTCGGTGTGATGGGCGATGAGGATTGGCTACCGAACACGCTGATGTATCCGCTGCGAGATTTGCTGGGCAGCATTCTTTGGCTGGGCAGCTATGGTGGAGAGAATTTCTACTATCGCGGGAAGATCTACAAGCTCAAGGATGGTGGCAAGGTGGAAGCGCCGGAGGACGAAGGGTCGTTGTAA
- a CDS encoding ArnT family glycosyltransferase — MTQRPYPIRKRSLALITLFWLVLQLGGMFSPGLLDDVDSVYIRIAREMLSRHDFVTPTIDGIRFFDKPPLMYWLAAGSMRLFGIHDWAARLPLTLGVLALFFAAYALGNRFFRALSPVEAPDRAGLYAALALATSIGPYLYTRFFIPDILVMLFMVLSVHLFLFAVERARELRRAPSALLPMVGFGVVLALSLLTKGLIGIVFPVGFALLYLVFTRELRLLARLKLLPSLLAFIVVALPWHVLAALRNPAIAMPAGTGLPPRAGWAWFYLYNEHIARFLSKRIPHDYGNVPVPLFWLLLFIWLVPWAAFLPSAIIDAVRTLRRDDAANLRLDSDPHLNPLAINAAPDRTREAMLALLLWAGIVLGFFSISARQEYYHLPALPALAILVGGLLAVADRRVTSHEEAPLLGFDNPARARLQALRGARWFLLPLGTLIAVLCGYFAITAPTPRPGVTLSDALSQNPDMYTLSLGHIFDLTGTAMGFFRGPLVLVVLGMLVLGPVAYFVRKRGATFAANLTVAGGMTLVLLAAHGGLVRFNPILGSKGLADAINTAKQPGDQIVLDGELTSGSTLLFYCDQPVLLVNGHVNGPWFGSFWPDAPHVFLDDDALRAHWASSGRLFLMTYHPKERIADLSHFGPVKVIAEAGGKTVLSNR, encoded by the coding sequence GTGACCCAACGCCCTTACCCAATCCGCAAGCGCTCTCTCGCGCTCATTACGCTCTTCTGGCTCGTGCTGCAACTCGGCGGCATGTTCTCGCCCGGCCTGCTCGACGATGTCGACTCCGTCTACATTCGTATCGCGCGCGAAATGCTTTCGCGCCACGATTTCGTCACGCCCACCATCGACGGCATCCGCTTCTTCGACAAGCCGCCGCTGATGTACTGGCTTGCCGCCGGCTCCATGCGCCTCTTCGGTATCCACGACTGGGCCGCTCGCCTGCCGCTCACCCTCGGTGTCCTGGCGCTCTTCTTCGCAGCCTACGCACTCGGCAACCGCTTCTTCCGTGCTCTCTCGCCCGTCGAAGCCCCCGACCGCGCCGGACTCTACGCCGCGCTCGCACTCGCGACCTCCATCGGGCCGTATCTCTACACGCGTTTCTTCATCCCCGACATCCTCGTCATGCTCTTCATGGTGCTGTCGGTGCACCTTTTTCTCTTCGCCGTCGAGCGCGCTCGCGAACTTCGCCGCGCCCCCTCAGCGCTTCTGCCGATGGTCGGCTTCGGCGTCGTGCTGGCGCTTTCGCTGCTCACCAAGGGCCTCATCGGCATCGTCTTCCCCGTGGGCTTTGCGCTGCTCTACCTCGTCTTCACGCGTGAGCTGCGCCTGCTCGCCCGCCTCAAGCTGCTGCCTTCGCTGCTCGCGTTCATCGTCGTTGCGCTGCCGTGGCATGTGCTCGCGGCGCTGCGTAACCCGGCGATCGCCATGCCCGCCGGCACAGGCCTGCCGCCACGCGCAGGCTGGGCGTGGTTCTACCTCTACAACGAACACATCGCGCGCTTCCTCTCCAAGCGCATTCCGCACGACTACGGCAATGTCCCGGTGCCGCTCTTCTGGCTGCTGCTTTTCATCTGGCTCGTGCCGTGGGCGGCGTTTCTGCCGTCGGCAATCATCGATGCCGTGCGCACCCTGCGCCGCGATGACGCCGCGAACCTGCGCCTTGATTCCGATCCGCACCTGAACCCGCTCGCGATCAACGCGGCGCCCGACCGCACCCGCGAAGCCATGCTCGCGCTGCTGCTATGGGCCGGTATTGTGCTCGGCTTCTTCAGCATCTCCGCGCGCCAGGAGTATTACCACCTGCCCGCGCTGCCCGCGCTCGCCATCCTCGTCGGCGGCCTGCTCGCCGTCGCCGATCGACGCGTCACCAGCCACGAAGAAGCTCCGCTCCTCGGCTTCGACAACCCCGCTCGCGCCCGCCTGCAGGCCCTGCGCGGCGCGCGCTGGTTCCTGCTTCCGCTTGGCACGCTGATCGCCGTCCTCTGCGGCTACTTCGCGATCACCGCGCCCACGCCGAGGCCTGGCGTCACGCTCAGCGATGCACTCTCGCAAAACCCGGACATGTACACGCTTTCGCTGGGCCACATCTTCGACCTCACCGGCACAGCGATGGGCTTCTTCCGCGGCCCGTTAGTGCTCGTCGTGCTCGGCATGTTGGTGCTCGGCCCCGTCGCTTACTTCGTGCGGAAACGCGGCGCTACGTTCGCGGCGAACCTCACCGTCGCTGGCGGCATGACGCTCGTGCTGCTCGCTGCACACGGCGGCCTCGTGCGCTTCAACCCGATCCTCGGCTCCAAGGGACTCGCCGACGCCATCAACACCGCCAAGCAGCCCGGCGACCAGATCGTGCTCGACGGCGAACTCACCTCGGGCTCTACGCTGCTCTTCTACTGCGACCAACCCGTGCTGCTCGTCAACGGCCACGTGAACGGCCCCTGGTTCGGCAGCTTCTGGCCCGACGCCCCTCACGTCTTCCTCGACGACGATGCCCTGCGCGCCCACTGGGCAAGCTCCGGTCGCCTTTTCCTGATGACCTATCACCCGAAGGAGCGCATCGCCGACCTCTCCCACTTCGGCCCTGTCAAAGTCATCGCCGAGGCGGGTGGAAAGACCGTGCTGAGCAATCGCTGA